In the genome of Microbacterium endophyticum, one region contains:
- a CDS encoding PIG-L deacetylase family protein, with protein MPETTPALLVISAHAGDFVWRAGGAIAAATMRGERATVVCLSYGERGESASQWLQGKSLEEIKATRRGEAEAAAAALGAEIEFLDLGDYPLRESADAVSALVDVYRRTQPTVVLTHPLADPYNGDHPAAARMALEARVLAQAIGVANSDGTFPTKDEIIGAPPVFFFEPHQPEQCHFTPNVLLDITDAFSRKRSAMECLPAQKHMWSYYTDLAVRRGVQVKRNAGPNLGFTHETMGEAYERYFPQVTGVLE; from the coding sequence ATGCCAGAAACCACCCCCGCACTGCTTGTCATCAGCGCCCATGCGGGCGACTTCGTGTGGCGCGCGGGTGGCGCGATAGCTGCCGCAACGATGCGAGGCGAGCGCGCAACCGTCGTGTGCCTCAGCTACGGCGAACGTGGCGAGTCGGCGAGCCAATGGCTCCAGGGAAAATCGCTCGAAGAGATCAAAGCCACGCGTCGAGGCGAAGCAGAAGCGGCGGCTGCGGCGCTCGGCGCCGAGATCGAATTCCTCGACCTCGGTGACTACCCACTTCGCGAATCCGCAGACGCTGTTTCCGCTCTCGTCGACGTGTACCGGCGCACTCAACCCACCGTCGTGCTCACCCATCCACTTGCCGATCCGTACAACGGCGACCACCCGGCGGCTGCGCGGATGGCGCTCGAGGCTCGCGTTCTTGCGCAAGCGATCGGGGTAGCGAATTCTGACGGCACGTTCCCCACGAAAGACGAGATCATCGGGGCGCCGCCGGTGTTCTTTTTCGAACCTCACCAGCCCGAGCAGTGCCACTTCACACCGAACGTCCTCCTCGACATCACTGATGCCTTTTCGCGTAAGCGCAGCGCGATGGAGTGCCTCCCCGCGCAAAAGCACATGTGGTCGTATTACACCGACCTCGCAGTGCGCCGCGGAGTGCAGGTCAAGCGCAATGCCGGACCGAACCTCGGCTTCACGCACGAGACGATGGGTGAGGCGTACGAACGCTACTTTCCGCAGGTCACCGGGGTGCTCGAGTGA
- a CDS encoding aldehyde dehydrogenase family protein, with protein sequence MKRKRKNTTTMSTTADNTSDTTKAALLIDAATFAGKIYINGGWVAGGGGEIASVEPATGETLAMVGMADTADVARAAASAAVAQKEWAALPHPARAGVLRKAGQLWEQYAEEIGGWNIREVGAIPPLAGFALHVTAAECYEASALPSAPLGSVLSSEEPRLSLAQHVPAGVVGVISPFNVPLILGIRAVAPALALGNAVLLKPDPRTVITGGVSMVRIFEEAGLPAGLLQLIPGGADVGEAMVADPNVRVIAFTGSTRAGRAVGEIAGRHLTRAHLELGGNSAYIIRHDADVDKAVNLATWGAFLHQGQICMTVGRHIVHESLFDEYVEKLAAKADSMHVGDPAAGQVHLGPIIDEVQRDRIHALVQDAVAQGAELRAGGSYDGLFYRPTVLANTPTDASAYCDEVFGPVASVVSYATDDEAVALASQTDYGLALGIVTVDVFAGLEMAKRIPSGIVHINDQTVNDEANAPFGGVGSSGTGSRHGGAQANIDAFTETRWITMRREPGQYPL encoded by the coding sequence ATGAAACGCAAAAGAAAGAACACGACAACGATGTCTACAACGGCTGACAACACTTCCGACACCACGAAAGCCGCGCTCCTCATCGACGCGGCGACCTTCGCTGGAAAGATCTATATCAACGGCGGGTGGGTCGCCGGCGGTGGCGGAGAAATCGCTTCGGTCGAGCCAGCCACCGGCGAAACGCTCGCGATGGTGGGCATGGCGGACACCGCTGACGTTGCGCGCGCGGCAGCGAGCGCAGCGGTCGCGCAAAAGGAGTGGGCGGCGCTTCCTCACCCCGCCCGTGCTGGCGTGCTGCGAAAGGCCGGCCAACTCTGGGAACAGTACGCCGAAGAGATCGGTGGGTGGAACATTCGCGAAGTGGGGGCGATACCGCCACTGGCCGGATTCGCCCTGCACGTGACAGCAGCAGAGTGCTACGAGGCATCCGCGCTACCGTCGGCTCCCCTTGGTTCTGTGCTCTCGAGTGAAGAGCCGCGGCTTTCGCTGGCGCAGCACGTGCCGGCGGGGGTCGTGGGGGTCATCTCGCCCTTCAACGTTCCGCTCATTCTGGGCATTCGCGCTGTTGCTCCCGCTCTTGCTCTCGGCAACGCCGTGCTGCTCAAGCCAGACCCCCGCACCGTCATCACCGGCGGTGTATCGATGGTGCGCATCTTCGAAGAGGCCGGTCTGCCCGCCGGGCTTCTCCAGCTGATCCCGGGCGGCGCTGACGTCGGGGAAGCAATGGTGGCCGACCCCAACGTGCGTGTCATCGCTTTCACCGGGTCTACCCGTGCGGGTCGCGCCGTCGGCGAAATCGCTGGGCGACACCTGACACGCGCGCACCTCGAACTCGGCGGAAACTCGGCGTACATCATTCGTCATGATGCCGACGTCGACAAGGCGGTCAACCTTGCGACATGGGGCGCTTTTTTGCACCAGGGCCAGATTTGCATGACAGTCGGTCGGCACATCGTGCACGAATCGCTGTTCGACGAGTACGTAGAAAAGCTCGCGGCAAAAGCCGACTCGATGCACGTGGGCGACCCGGCGGCCGGCCAGGTGCATCTCGGCCCGATCATCGACGAGGTTCAGCGGGACCGCATTCATGCCCTCGTGCAGGATGCCGTGGCTCAGGGCGCAGAGCTTCGTGCCGGCGGTTCGTACGATGGGCTCTTCTACCGCCCGACCGTGCTAGCGAACACGCCCACCGATGCGTCGGCGTACTGCGACGAGGTCTTTGGGCCGGTGGCATCCGTTGTCTCTTATGCGACCGACGATGAAGCTGTTGCCCTCGCATCGCAGACCGATTACGGTCTCGCGCTCGGTATCGTCACGGTGGATGTGTTCGCAGGTCTAGAAATGGCCAAGCGAATTCCGAGCGGCATCGTGCACATCAATGATCAGACGGTGAACGACGAAGCGAACGCTCCGTTCGGCGGAGTCGGATCTTCGGGAACTGGCTCACGCCACGGCGGCGCACAGGCCAATATCGACGCATTCACTGAGACACGATGGATCACAATGCGTCGCGAGCCGGGGCAGTACCCGCTGTAG
- a CDS encoding PadR family transcriptional regulator, with amino-acid sequence MSLRYALLALVRVGPQSGYDLQKQFSVSVGHVWHAPDSQIYPALRKMEEEGLIHGEEQARGERGTRRMYHITPAGEQAFLDWMASPPEYQRVRDPAHLRAAYLEAGTPTAARAFLRAHLAQWESELEQWQGEIRRIDAVDNPMLLRRLAVTSEEDRERTIAYKRFAYEGLVERALGEIQWARNGLALIDRLEGSEVTP; translated from the coding sequence ATGAGTCTGCGATATGCACTCCTCGCGCTCGTGCGAGTGGGCCCGCAGTCCGGGTACGACCTGCAAAAGCAGTTCAGCGTCTCGGTGGGCCACGTCTGGCACGCTCCGGACTCACAGATCTACCCCGCGCTTCGAAAGATGGAAGAGGAAGGCCTCATCCACGGCGAAGAGCAAGCACGCGGCGAGCGCGGCACGCGGCGGATGTACCACATCACTCCCGCAGGCGAGCAGGCCTTTCTCGACTGGATGGCGTCGCCGCCGGAGTATCAAAGAGTTCGCGATCCCGCCCATCTTCGTGCCGCCTATCTCGAAGCTGGCACCCCCACAGCGGCTCGCGCTTTTCTTCGCGCGCACCTTGCGCAGTGGGAAAGCGAGCTGGAGCAGTGGCAGGGCGAGATTCGTCGCATCGACGCGGTAGACAATCCGATGTTGCTGCGACGGCTTGCTGTGACGTCAGAAGAAGACCGCGAGCGCACGATCGCGTACAAGCGCTTCGCCTATGAAGGACTCGTCGAACGAGCCCTCGGTGAGATTCAGTGGGCACGAAATGGGCTCGCACTCATCGATCGATTGGAAGGGAGCGAGGTAACCCCATGA
- the ligM gene encoding vanillate/3-O-methylgallate O-demethylase, which produces MANNLQELINGKNPVELLRNSQIGSYIYPVVPADFQNWIKEQQAWRNTAVLYDQSHHMDNVFLKGSDAIKLISDTAINSVANFAVNKAKQYVPTTSSGHVIGDGILFREAEDEYVYVGRAPASNWLLFHGETGGYKNLDISADRRSPSRPYGDAVSRKYYRFQIQGPNAWAVIEKLNGGPLEKIGFFNMATMTIAGKEVRTLRHGMAGAPGLEIWGPYADHKQIRDAIVEAGVEFGLVPVGSRAYPSNTLESGWIPSPLPAIYTGEPERAYREWLGTDSYEATGTLAGSFVSDNIEDYYLTPWELGYGSFVKFDHDFIGRDALEKVDPGTQRKKVTLAWNAEDLTKVWGSLLNVEGPNYKFFDLPLANYGSANYDSIVDADGSVVGFSMFTGYSANEKRGLSLGVVDHDVPEGTELKVVWGEPNGGTSKASVEKHEQTEVRVVVSPVPYSTVARQTYQGGWRTGYTD; this is translated from the coding sequence GTGGCAAACAATCTTCAGGAACTCATCAACGGGAAAAATCCCGTCGAGCTGCTGCGCAATTCGCAGATCGGCTCGTACATCTACCCCGTCGTTCCCGCCGACTTCCAAAACTGGATCAAGGAACAGCAGGCATGGCGAAACACCGCCGTGTTGTACGACCAGTCGCACCACATGGACAACGTGTTCCTCAAGGGCTCCGATGCGATCAAGCTGATCAGCGACACCGCTATCAACTCGGTCGCGAATTTCGCCGTCAACAAGGCCAAGCAGTACGTGCCGACGACTTCGTCAGGTCACGTCATCGGCGATGGCATCCTTTTCCGCGAAGCCGAAGACGAGTATGTCTACGTCGGTCGCGCTCCCGCGTCGAACTGGCTCCTCTTTCACGGTGAGACCGGTGGCTACAAAAACCTCGACATCTCGGCTGACCGCAGGTCACCTTCACGGCCTTACGGCGACGCAGTTTCTCGCAAGTACTACCGCTTCCAGATCCAGGGCCCGAACGCGTGGGCCGTCATCGAGAAGCTTAACGGTGGCCCGCTGGAGAAGATCGGCTTCTTCAACATGGCGACCATGACGATCGCCGGCAAGGAGGTCCGCACGCTTCGCCACGGCATGGCAGGAGCCCCGGGCCTAGAAATCTGGGGACCGTACGCCGACCACAAGCAGATCCGAGACGCAATCGTCGAAGCTGGAGTCGAATTCGGTCTCGTGCCGGTCGGTTCACGCGCGTACCCGTCGAACACTCTGGAATCAGGTTGGATTCCGTCGCCGCTTCCTGCGATCTACACCGGAGAGCCGGAGCGCGCATATCGCGAGTGGCTGGGAACCGACAGCTACGAAGCCACGGGAACCCTTGCGGGCTCGTTCGTCTCTGACAACATCGAGGACTACTACCTCACCCCATGGGAACTCGGCTACGGCTCGTTCGTGAAGTTCGATCACGACTTCATCGGGCGCGACGCACTCGAGAAGGTCGACCCCGGAACGCAGCGCAAGAAGGTCACGCTCGCGTGGAACGCTGAAGACCTCACGAAGGTGTGGGGATCGCTCCTTAACGTCGAAGGTCCGAACTACAAGTTCTTCGACCTTCCCCTCGCAAACTACGGTTCCGCAAACTACGACTCGATCGTGGATGCCGACGGTTCCGTCGTCGGATTCTCGATGTTCACCGGCTACAGCGCGAACGAAAAGCGCGGTCTGTCACTCGGAGTCGTGGACCACGACGTGCCCGAGGGAACCGAGCTCAAAGTTGTCTGGGGCGAGCCGAACGGCGGCACGTCGAAGGCATCCGTTGAAAAGCACGAACAGACCGAGGTTCGCGTCGTTGTGAGCCCCGTGCCGTATTCGACAGTCGCACGCCAGACCTACCAGGGTGGCTGGCGCACCGGTTACACCGACTAA
- the folE gene encoding GTP cyclohydrolase I: MTMTSTVGTDRDRAVSAVRELLLAVGEDANRLGLLRTPERVADLMLDLFSGLGVDPAAALGAPVALTENEHPGELVGLTGIPFRSVCEHHLLPFDGTVDVYYAPSHHIAGLSRIATLVEVAARRPQLQERLGQQIADALMTVLRPHGVAVRIEATHGCVAHIEPRAAAARAVTVATVGEIPDATWRLAVREASAL; encoded by the coding sequence ATGACCATGACATCGACGGTGGGCACCGACCGTGATCGCGCGGTTTCTGCGGTGCGCGAGCTTTTGCTGGCAGTCGGCGAAGACGCCAACCGCCTCGGACTCCTCCGCACTCCGGAGCGGGTCGCAGATCTCATGCTCGACCTCTTCTCGGGCCTCGGCGTCGACCCCGCCGCAGCCCTCGGTGCGCCGGTAGCGCTCACCGAGAACGAACATCCTGGCGAGCTGGTCGGGCTCACCGGCATCCCGTTTCGCTCAGTATGCGAACATCATCTCTTGCCCTTTGACGGCACTGTCGACGTCTACTACGCACCAAGCCATCACATCGCGGGCCTCAGCCGGATTGCGACACTCGTCGAGGTGGCAGCTCGCCGGCCACAGTTGCAAGAGCGGCTCGGCCAACAGATCGCCGATGCTCTCATGACCGTGCTTCGCCCGCATGGCGTTGCGGTGCGCATCGAAGCGACGCACGGATGCGTGGCCCACATCGAGCCTCGAGCCGCAGCCGCACGCGCTGTTACCGTCGCTACAGTTGGCGAAATCCCGGATGCCACGTGGCGTCTCGCTGTGCGTGAGGCATCCGCGCTCTGA
- a CDS encoding 4-carboxy-4-hydroxy-2-oxoadipate aldolase/oxaloacetate decarboxylase, with amino-acid sequence MTHVVVTDIERTDRELAAAFAEFGSATVHEAMGRVGYAGPRIKPIQRDVAISGTAITVMVAPGDNLMVHAAIEQSQAGDVIVVVPVTDSPYGFIGELMATQMQVRGVCAYVTSGGVRDTAELRAMTFPVWTAHISSEGTVKDTAGSVNVPIVLDGVVVHPGDVVVADDDGVTIVPRTRAAEALEATRARAAKEAANRARYQAGEISMDINKLRPVLDQLGVRYLTQAEYHSGSR; translated from the coding sequence GTGACTCACGTCGTCGTCACCGACATCGAACGCACGGATCGCGAGCTTGCGGCGGCCTTCGCGGAGTTCGGCTCGGCGACCGTTCACGAAGCGATGGGCCGCGTCGGCTACGCCGGGCCACGCATCAAACCCATTCAGCGTGATGTTGCGATATCCGGCACAGCCATCACGGTGATGGTCGCGCCGGGAGACAACTTGATGGTGCATGCCGCTATCGAGCAGTCGCAAGCGGGCGATGTGATCGTTGTCGTCCCGGTAACCGATTCCCCCTACGGCTTCATCGGCGAGCTCATGGCAACGCAAATGCAGGTGCGCGGCGTGTGCGCGTACGTCACCTCTGGCGGCGTACGCGACACCGCAGAACTACGAGCAATGACGTTTCCGGTGTGGACTGCGCACATCAGCTCAGAGGGCACCGTCAAAGACACCGCCGGCTCGGTCAACGTGCCGATCGTGCTCGACGGCGTTGTCGTTCATCCCGGCGACGTTGTCGTCGCCGATGACGACGGTGTCACGATTGTTCCGCGCACCCGAGCAGCGGAGGCGCTCGAGGCCACGCGGGCGCGTGCTGCGAAAGAAGCGGCCAATCGGGCGCGTTATCAAGCCGGCGAGATCTCCATGGACATCAACAAGCTGCGACCAGTTCTCGACCAACTCGGCGTGAGGTACCTCACTCAAGCGGAGTATCACAGTGGCAGTCGCTGA
- a CDS encoding 4-oxalomesaconate tautomerase has product MAVADAERRGIRCMLMRGGTSKGAYFLSDDLPADSEQRDDLLLRIMGSPDPRQIDGLGGAHPLTSKVAIVSRSTSPEIDIDYLFLQIGVDEPVVADAQTCGNLLAGIGPFAIERGLIEATGSAASVRIRLLNTGDVATATFSTSDGMPDYDGDTAIAGVPGTAGLISLEISGGEKPLLPSGHVVDEIAGHRVTMIDNGMPVVLLRADDFGLSGAESPEDLESRTDLHESLEQLRMIAGRRMNLGDVEAQTVPKMILLSPPRNGGAISTRAFIPTRVHTSIGVLMAASVAAGIRIPGAVGHDIAQLETDLTAVEHPSGMFPAQVSVEHTADGTWTASSQSVRTARKIFDGTVFPRPRL; this is encoded by the coding sequence GTGGCAGTCGCTGACGCAGAGCGCCGCGGCATCCGTTGCATGCTCATGCGGGGCGGCACATCGAAGGGTGCGTACTTTTTGTCGGACGACCTACCCGCTGATTCGGAGCAACGTGATGATCTATTGCTGCGCATTATGGGAAGCCCCGATCCGCGCCAAATCGACGGGCTGGGCGGCGCGCATCCCCTCACCTCGAAAGTTGCGATTGTTTCGCGCTCCACGTCGCCCGAAATCGACATCGACTACTTGTTTTTGCAGATAGGGGTAGATGAGCCTGTCGTCGCCGACGCTCAGACGTGCGGCAATCTGCTGGCCGGAATTGGCCCGTTTGCAATCGAACGTGGTCTCATCGAAGCCACGGGCAGCGCCGCATCGGTGCGCATCCGGCTGCTGAACACCGGCGACGTCGCGACAGCTACTTTCTCAACCTCAGACGGCATGCCCGACTACGACGGCGACACGGCGATCGCGGGTGTCCCCGGGACCGCCGGGCTCATTTCACTGGAGATATCTGGTGGCGAAAAACCACTACTCCCGAGCGGTCACGTGGTGGATGAGATCGCAGGTCACCGCGTGACAATGATCGACAACGGGATGCCGGTTGTCCTCCTCCGTGCAGACGACTTCGGCCTCAGCGGCGCGGAGTCTCCGGAAGATCTCGAATCGCGCACTGACTTGCATGAGTCACTGGAACAGTTGCGGATGATCGCTGGGCGCCGCATGAATCTGGGGGACGTCGAAGCGCAGACCGTCCCGAAGATGATCCTGCTCTCGCCGCCTCGAAACGGTGGCGCGATATCTACCCGCGCATTCATTCCGACCAGAGTGCACACCTCGATCGGTGTGCTGATGGCAGCATCCGTTGCCGCCGGCATCCGCATCCCGGGTGCTGTTGGGCACGACATCGCCCAGCTCGAGACAGACCTCACCGCCGTGGAACACCCGAGTGGAATGTTTCCGGCCCAGGTGAGTGTCGAGCACACAGCCGATGGCACCTGGACCGCGTCGTCGCAGTCGGTGCGAACAGCACGGAAGATCTTCGACGGCACAGTCTTTCCCCGGCCACGCCTGTAG
- the ligM gene encoding vanillate/3-O-methylgallate O-demethylase, with protein sequence MARNLQELLDEQGGIVEMLRNSQLGTYIYPVVPAEFSNWRREQKAWRETAVLYDQTHHMVNFFVSGPDALKLLSDTGINSFANFPVNTAKQFVPTASNGGVIGDGILFHEAEGEYVYVGRAPGANWLQFHAETGGYDVEYRYDDRSPSRPYGEAVHRDYYRFQIQGPKAWDIIETLNGGPLEKVKFFHMGEMTIAGEHVRTLRHGMAGAPGLEIWGPYEQHSKIRAAVLEAGREFGIEPCGSRAYSSNTLESGWIPSPLPAIYTSEAERAYREWLPADSYEAINALAGSFVSDNIEDYYLTPWQLGYGSFVKFDHDFIGREALEKIDPDTQRKKVTLAWNDEDLAKILTSVIDRDGVGYQFFDLPNANYGSSNYDAVIDADGNMIGLSLFTGITANEKRGLSLATVDRDVPIGAEVRVVWGEPNGGSEKTTVEPHEQIEVRAIVSPVPYAETARQEYQGGWRTSGAL encoded by the coding sequence ATGGCACGCAACCTGCAGGAGCTACTGGATGAACAGGGCGGCATCGTCGAGATGCTCCGTAACTCCCAGCTCGGTACGTACATCTACCCCGTCGTTCCAGCGGAATTCAGCAACTGGCGTCGCGAGCAGAAGGCATGGCGCGAGACAGCAGTCCTCTATGACCAGACCCACCACATGGTCAACTTCTTCGTCTCCGGACCTGACGCGCTCAAGCTGCTGAGCGACACCGGTATCAACTCGTTTGCGAACTTTCCCGTCAACACGGCGAAGCAGTTCGTGCCGACGGCGTCCAACGGCGGAGTGATCGGTGACGGCATCCTCTTTCATGAGGCAGAAGGCGAGTATGTGTACGTGGGGCGCGCACCCGGTGCCAACTGGCTGCAGTTCCACGCCGAGACGGGTGGTTACGACGTCGAGTATCGCTACGACGACCGCTCCCCGTCGCGTCCCTACGGCGAAGCCGTGCACCGCGACTACTACCGGTTCCAGATTCAGGGTCCCAAAGCGTGGGACATCATCGAGACGCTCAACGGTGGCCCACTCGAGAAGGTCAAGTTCTTCCACATGGGAGAGATGACAATTGCCGGTGAGCACGTCCGCACCCTCCGTCACGGTATGGCGGGTGCCCCGGGCCTTGAGATCTGGGGACCCTATGAACAGCACAGCAAGATCCGCGCGGCCGTGCTGGAAGCCGGTCGTGAATTCGGAATCGAGCCGTGCGGTTCGCGTGCGTACTCTTCCAACACTCTCGAATCGGGTTGGATCCCCTCCCCGCTTCCTGCGATCTACACGAGCGAAGCTGAGCGGGCATACCGCGAATGGTTGCCCGCCGACAGCTATGAAGCAATCAACGCGCTCGCCGGGTCTTTCGTCTCCGACAACATCGAGGACTACTACCTCACTCCCTGGCAGCTCGGCTACGGCTCTTTCGTGAAGTTCGATCACGACTTCATCGGCCGCGAGGCTCTGGAGAAGATCGACCCGGACACGCAGCGTAAGAAAGTCACGCTCGCCTGGAACGATGAAGACCTGGCGAAGATCCTCACGAGTGTCATCGACCGTGACGGGGTCGGATACCAATTCTTCGACCTACCGAATGCGAACTACGGCTCCTCGAACTATGACGCTGTCATCGATGCCGACGGCAACATGATCGGTCTGTCGCTCTTCACCGGTATTACGGCCAACGAAAAGCGCGGGCTGTCGCTTGCCACGGTGGACCGCGACGTGCCCATTGGCGCCGAGGTGCGCGTCGTGTGGGGAGAGCCCAATGGCGGCTCGGAAAAAACGACTGTCGAGCCGCACGAGCAGATCGAGGTTCGCGCAATCGTGAGCCCTGTACCGTACGCCGAAACTGCACGTCAGGAATACCAGGGCGGATGGCGAACGAGCGGCGCTCTCTAG
- a CDS encoding GntR family transcriptional regulator has product MTSTSVTDDLDTAGPADLAQRIRTAILGGDFAPHQRLIEADLSERFSETRAAVRTALLTLAGEGLVERLPNRGARVRAITVDEAIEIVEVRVGLESLCARKAAENIEDDDIAVLRELRGDIEDAVRSGDLVEYSRLNQELDRRVRELSGHATAMQLLERLRAQSARHQFRLAFHPGRATQSAPEHIAIIDAIISRDPDAAEVATRAHLAGIVRVLRTTT; this is encoded by the coding sequence ATGACGAGCACCTCCGTCACCGATGATCTCGACACAGCAGGTCCGGCTGATCTGGCGCAAAGAATTCGCACAGCGATACTGGGCGGCGACTTCGCACCGCATCAACGCCTGATCGAAGCGGACCTCAGCGAGCGTTTTAGCGAAACGCGCGCGGCGGTTCGCACAGCACTGCTGACCCTCGCGGGCGAAGGACTCGTTGAGCGGCTCCCCAATCGTGGAGCGCGGGTGCGCGCCATCACTGTCGACGAGGCAATCGAGATCGTCGAAGTACGGGTCGGCTTAGAGTCGCTCTGCGCGCGGAAAGCCGCTGAAAATATTGAAGACGACGACATTGCAGTGCTCCGGGAACTGCGCGGCGACATAGAGGATGCCGTTCGTTCCGGTGATCTCGTCGAGTATTCGCGACTCAATCAAGAGCTTGATCGTCGCGTTCGCGAATTGAGCGGGCACGCCACAGCGATGCAACTTCTGGAGCGGCTGCGCGCTCAGTCTGCCCGCCATCAGTTTCGACTCGCGTTTCACCCGGGCCGGGCAACACAGTCCGCCCCAGAACACATCGCCATCATCGACGCGATCATCTCGCGTGATCCGGATGCCGCCGAAGTCGCGACGCGCGCCCACCTCGCAGGTATCGTGCGAGTGCTGCGCACGACCACATAG
- the purU gene encoding formyltetrahydrofolate deformylase — protein MTLHNTAYRDHACLIVHGPDQAGLVAAVTALITRNKANIVTLDQYSDNPEGGAFFQRVVFHRPDLAAALHEVEEDLAKTLEPYSMQWTISDMSIPKRMAILASTSDHCLLELLWRQRRGELNVTIPMVISNHTNTAEDVRSFGVPFFHIPSQGADKSAAEAEIVKLLAGNVDFVVLARYMQILSDDFLTGVGVPVINIHHSFLPAFIGAGPYKKAKERGVKLIGATSHYVTKDLDEGPIIEQDVARVDHSMTAADLQARGAYVERAVLSRAVQWHAEDRVIRNGNQTIVFT, from the coding sequence ATGACGCTGCACAACACTGCTTATCGCGACCACGCCTGCCTGATCGTGCACGGTCCGGATCAGGCCGGTCTCGTCGCGGCAGTGACGGCGCTCATCACGCGGAACAAAGCGAACATCGTCACTCTCGACCAGTACTCCGACAATCCCGAGGGTGGCGCGTTCTTCCAGCGCGTCGTCTTCCACCGGCCCGACCTCGCGGCCGCTCTGCACGAGGTCGAGGAAGACCTCGCCAAAACGCTCGAGCCTTATTCCATGCAGTGGACGATCTCAGATATGTCGATCCCGAAACGCATGGCGATTCTCGCTTCCACGAGCGATCACTGCCTTCTCGAGTTGCTGTGGCGCCAGCGTCGTGGCGAACTCAATGTGACGATTCCGATGGTGATCTCCAACCACACGAACACGGCAGAAGACGTGCGCTCATTTGGCGTGCCCTTCTTCCACATTCCGTCGCAGGGTGCCGACAAGTCTGCCGCGGAGGCCGAGATCGTCAAGCTGCTCGCCGGCAACGTCGACTTCGTCGTACTGGCCCGGTACATGCAGATCCTTTCCGACGACTTCCTCACCGGAGTGGGCGTACCGGTGATCAACATTCACCACTCTTTCCTTCCCGCATTCATCGGTGCCGGTCCCTACAAGAAAGCCAAAGAGCGCGGCGTCAAGCTCATCGGCGCGACGTCGCATTACGTGACGAAAGACCTCGACGAGGGTCCCATCATCGAGCAGGACGTCGCTCGCGTCGATCACTCGATGACGGCCGCCGATCTGCAGGCGCGCGGTGCCTATGTCGAGCGCGCCGTGTTGTCTCGTGCCGTGCAGTGGCACGCCGAAGACCGCGTCATCCGAAACGGCAATCAAACAATCGTCTTCACCTGA
- a CDS encoding methylenetetrahydrofolate reductase has translation MTGKDVAGLEEARDSIPAGTKINVTFLGNEDLDMRVAAAKAVKDMGFIPVPHISARRLSSEAQLEEFLARLQEVGATEHVFAVGGDPAEPEGPYPDSLSVIRSGILQKYGVKEVSIAGYPEGHPDIAEDVLWRHLEDKSAALAEQGLKAVILTQFSFDTDPVTAWITEVRKRGIQSEIRIGTPGPAGIKRLIGFARRFGIGANAMIVKKYGFSLTNLMGTAGPDRFVGDLAALLAENSAAGSVKLHFYTFGGLLATSRWAGEYVAARS, from the coding sequence ATGACGGGCAAAGACGTCGCCGGGCTCGAAGAGGCTCGTGACTCAATCCCCGCCGGCACCAAAATTAACGTCACCTTTCTCGGCAACGAAGACCTCGATATGCGCGTCGCCGCCGCGAAAGCGGTGAAGGACATGGGCTTCATCCCGGTCCCCCATATCTCGGCTCGCCGCCTCTCATCCGAGGCGCAGCTCGAAGAGTTTCTGGCGCGCCTGCAGGAGGTAGGGGCTACCGAACACGTTTTCGCTGTCGGCGGCGACCCGGCCGAACCCGAAGGCCCCTACCCCGATTCACTCTCGGTCATCCGCAGCGGCATCCTGCAGAAGTACGGCGTAAAAGAGGTGTCGATCGCGGGATACCCCGAGGGCCACCCCGATATCGCCGAAGATGTGCTCTGGCGTCATCTGGAAGATAAGTCAGCGGCACTCGCCGAGCAGGGCCTGAAAGCGGTCATTCTCACTCAGTTCTCGTTCGACACCGACCCGGTGACGGCGTGGATCACCGAGGTGCGTAAGCGTGGCATCCAGTCCGAGATTCGCATCGGAACCCCGGGCCCTGCCGGCATCAAGCGCCTGATCGGCTTCGCCCGCCGCTTCGGCATCGGCGCAAACGCGATGATCGTGAAAAAGTACGGATTTTCGTTGACCAACCTGATGGGAACGGCCGGACCCGACCGCTTCGTCGGCGACCTCGCTGCCCTCCTCGCGGAAAACTCGGCCGCGGGAAGTGTCAAACTGCATTTCTACACTTTTGGTGGACTACTCGCGACCTCCCGCTGGGCTGGCGAGTACGTTGCCGCTCGATCCTGA